The following proteins come from a genomic window of Canis lupus dingo isolate Sandy chromosome 20, ASM325472v2, whole genome shotgun sequence:
- the CNN2 gene encoding calponin-2 codes for MPLAARPPPRCGSSGQGGTRGVLLRAPAGWEVRDPPDSVPSPIAARRGAGVTRAGRGGAGVGGEGLRKSGGRNPARRGLIRARARGPMSGGGVAPAPAPPSPAEPQPRPGPSRPVPPAMSSTQFNKGPSYGLSAEVKNRLLSKYDPQKEAELRSWIEGLTGLSIGPDFQKGLKDGVILCTLMNKLQPGSVPKINRSLQNWHQLENLSTFIKAMVSYGMNPVDLFEANDLFESGNMTQVQVSLLALAGKAKTKGLQSGVDIGVKYSEKQERNFDDATMKAGHCVIGLQMGTNKCASQSGMTAYGTRRHLYDPKNHILPPMDHSTISLQMGTNKCASQVGMTAPGTRRHIYDTKLGTDKCDNSSMSLQMGYTQGANQSGQVFGLGRQIYDPKYCPQGPVADGAAGAAGGGPDPGEAPECTPYPQEEADY; via the exons ATGCCCCTGGCTGCCCGGCCACCACCGCGCTGTGGGAGCTCCGGGCAAGGGGGGACCCGAGGGGTCCTCCTCCGCGCCCCGGCGGGATGGGAGGTCAGAGACCCGCCCGACAGTGTGCCCTCCCCCATCGCCGCGCGCAGGGGCGCAGGGGTGACGCgggccggccggggcggggcgggggtcggCGGCGAGGGGCTCAGGAAGTCGGGCGGCAGGAATCCGGCGCGGCGCGGCCTTATAAGGGCAAGAGCGCGCGGCCCAATGAGCGGCGGGGGCGTggcgcccgccccagccccgccgagccccgccgagccgcagccccggcccggcccgtcccgtcccgtcccgcCGGCCATGAGCTCGACGCAGTTCAACAAGGGGCCCTCGTACGGGCTGTCGGCCGAGGTCAAGAACCGG CTGCTGTCCAAGTATGACCCCCAGAAGGAGGCGGAGCTCCGCAGCTGGATCGAGGGGCTCACGGGCCTCTCCATCGGGCCCGACTTCCAGAAAGGTCTGAAGGACGGAGTCATCTTGTGCAC ACTCATGAACAAGCTGCAGCCAGGCTCTGTCCCCAAGATCAACCGCTCCCTGCAGAACTGGCACCAG CTGGAAAACCTGTCCACCTTCATCAAGGCCATGGTCAGCTACGGCATGAACCCCGTGGACCTGTTCGAGGCCAATGACCTGTTTGAGAGCGGGAACATGACCCAGGTGCAGGTGTCTCTTCTCGCCCTGGCGGGGAAG GCCAAGACGAAGGGGCTGCAGAGTGGCGTGGACATTGGGGTCAAATACTCGGAGAAGCAGGAGCGCAACTTTGACGACGCCACCATGAAGGCGGGCCATTGCGTCATCGGGCTCCAG ATGGGCACCAACAAATGTGCCAGCCAGTCGGGCATGACGGCCTACGGCACCCGAAGGCATCTGTACGACCCCAAGAACCATATCCTGCCCCCCATGGACCACTCAACCATCAGCCTCCAGATGGGCACAAACAAGTGTGCCAGCCAG gtggGCATGACGGCTCCCGGGACCCGGCGGCACATCTACGACACCAAGCTGGGGACGGACAAGTGTGACAACTCCTCCATGTCCCTGCAGATGGGCTACACTCAGGGCGCCAACCAGAGTGGCCAGGTCTTCGGCTTGGGCCGGCAGATCTACGACCCCAAGTACTGCCCGCAGGGCCCGGTGGCGgatggggctgcaggggctgcaggcggcggccCAGACCCCGGGGAGGCCCCGGAGTGCACCCCCTACCCGCAGGAGGAGGCCGACTACTGA